One stretch of Amycolatopsis sp. NBC_00345 DNA includes these proteins:
- a CDS encoding J-domain-containing protein, with product MTKRKPIGASFGFWVERQITTAQERGDFDDLPGMGKPLPKPTGRDSATEWVLRQLKEGDLSAVDLLPPSLALPREIQDLPAKLAKVRAERRVREIVEDLNDRIRDAHRRPQVGPPLTVVPLDVEETVEEWRAARG from the coding sequence GTGACCAAGCGCAAGCCGATCGGCGCGTCCTTCGGATTCTGGGTGGAACGGCAGATCACGACCGCGCAGGAACGCGGCGACTTCGACGACCTGCCCGGCATGGGGAAGCCCCTGCCGAAGCCCACGGGGCGGGACAGCGCCACCGAGTGGGTGCTGCGGCAGTTGAAGGAGGGCGACCTGAGCGCGGTCGACCTGCTGCCGCCGTCGCTCGCCCTGCCGCGGGAAATCCAGGACCTGCCCGCGAAGCTGGCGAAGGTGCGCGCGGAGCGTCGTGTGCGCGAGATCGTCGAAGACCTCAACGACCGCATCCGTGACGCGCACCGCCGCCCGCAGGTCGGGCCGCCGCTGACCGTCGTACCGCTGGATGTCGAGGAGACCGTGGAGGAGTGGCGCGCCGCGCGCGGGTGA
- a CDS encoding metallophosphoesterase — MRRVRRAAALVAALLLLFGEPWSVFVLLPGWPVAGTVVGTVVFAAAMAGFPLLLFRGHGPAQSDAAARAGDVLLGSIWVLFTWSVLGHVLRLVLALSGVDDPARPRIVAGAVLVVSAVLLVTGNRVAMRVPPVKEVDVVIPRLGAGVDGLRVAVITDTHYGPIDRTKWSERLVAELNRLQADVVCHAGDLADGSVAKRRKQVDPLGGVQARLGRFYITGNHEYFGEAQAWLDHMTTLGWDTLHNRSTVVERDGDGVLFAGIDDPTGATSGLPGHGPDLPAALAGADPDLPVVLLAHQPKQVTQASEAGVDLQISGHTHGGQIWPFHLLVRLDQPTLSGLTRHGARTQLYNSRGSGFWGPPFRVFAPNEITLLTLRRSA, encoded by the coding sequence ATGCGTCGAGTTCGCCGGGCCGCCGCGCTGGTCGCCGCCCTGCTCCTGCTGTTCGGCGAGCCGTGGTCGGTGTTCGTGCTGCTGCCGGGCTGGCCGGTCGCGGGCACTGTCGTCGGCACGGTGGTGTTCGCGGCGGCGATGGCCGGGTTCCCGCTCCTGCTGTTCCGCGGCCACGGCCCGGCGCAGAGCGACGCGGCCGCCCGCGCCGGCGACGTGCTGCTCGGCTCGATCTGGGTGCTGTTCACCTGGAGCGTGCTCGGCCACGTGCTGCGGCTGGTGCTCGCACTGTCCGGTGTGGACGATCCCGCCCGGCCGCGGATCGTCGCGGGCGCGGTGCTCGTCGTGTCGGCGGTCCTTCTCGTGACGGGCAACCGGGTCGCGATGCGCGTGCCGCCGGTGAAGGAAGTCGACGTCGTGATCCCGCGACTCGGCGCCGGCGTCGACGGGCTGCGCGTCGCGGTGATCACCGACACCCACTACGGGCCGATCGACCGCACGAAGTGGTCCGAGCGGCTGGTGGCCGAGCTGAACCGGCTGCAGGCCGACGTCGTCTGCCATGCCGGCGACCTCGCGGACGGCTCGGTTGCCAAGCGCCGCAAGCAGGTCGACCCGCTCGGCGGCGTCCAGGCCCGGCTCGGCCGGTTCTACATCACCGGCAACCACGAGTACTTCGGCGAGGCCCAGGCCTGGCTCGACCACATGACGACCCTCGGCTGGGACACGCTGCACAACCGCAGCACCGTCGTCGAGCGCGACGGCGACGGTGTCCTCTTCGCAGGCATCGACGACCCGACCGGCGCGACCTCCGGACTCCCCGGCCACGGCCCCGACCTGCCCGCCGCGCTAGCCGGCGCGGACCCGGACCTGCCCGTCGTCCTGCTGGCCCACCAGCCGAAGCAGGTGACGCAAGCCAGCGAGGCCGGCGTCGACCTGCAGATCTCGGGCCACACGCACGGTGGCCAGATCTGGCCGTTCCACCTCCTGGTCCGACTGGACCAGCCCACCCTCTCCGGTCTCACCCGCCACGGCGCCCGCACGCAGCTCTACAACAGCCGCGGCTCCGGCTTCTGGGGCCCGCCGTTCCGCGTGTTCGCCCCGAACGAGATCACGCTGCTCACCCTGCGCCGCTCCGCCTGA
- a CDS encoding lytic transglycosylase domain-containing protein, whose protein sequence is MPKHRPRPERARSVRHRTAAALAGGALVVLPTVTASGLPTPLAVQSPLGGGQPSLAAPLFPPDILLPPLAVDGSLPQPPVPQPLMVPGAQAGNGSSALSGPLGIPGSMLKAYKNAADIMAREQPGCHLDWALIAAIGRIESNHARGGYVDAKGNTLEPILGPVLNGAGAFAAIRDTDGGRYDGDRMWDRAVGPMQFIPSTWNGYASDGNGDGVADPNNIYDESLATARYLCSGGLDLSSDEMQRLAVRRYNNSQSYVDTVMSYAAAYRGGVSQLPDSQVPIGAPPGPGAVDAAAGSPGGDPAPPVTQPPPSVPPPSQLPPSSTTPTSSTPTTTPTTPTTTPTSSTPTSDSPPPTTPTTPTTPTSPATTSSSAPADSGSSTPATTSTPAG, encoded by the coding sequence ATGCCGAAACACCGGCCACGCCCGGAACGCGCGCGCTCGGTCCGGCACCGGACGGCGGCCGCTCTCGCGGGTGGCGCGCTCGTCGTGCTGCCGACGGTGACCGCCTCGGGTCTGCCGACCCCGCTCGCCGTGCAAAGCCCGCTGGGCGGCGGACAGCCGTCGCTGGCCGCGCCGTTGTTCCCGCCGGACATCCTGCTCCCGCCGCTCGCCGTGGACGGCAGCCTGCCGCAGCCGCCGGTCCCCCAGCCGCTGATGGTGCCGGGCGCGCAGGCCGGCAACGGGTCCTCGGCCCTGTCCGGGCCGCTCGGCATCCCCGGCAGCATGCTCAAGGCGTACAAGAACGCGGCCGACATCATGGCCAGGGAGCAGCCCGGCTGTCACCTCGACTGGGCGCTGATCGCCGCCATCGGCCGCATCGAGTCGAACCACGCGCGCGGCGGCTATGTAGATGCCAAGGGCAACACCCTGGAGCCGATCCTGGGCCCGGTGCTCAACGGCGCCGGCGCGTTCGCCGCGATCCGCGACACCGACGGCGGCCGCTACGACGGCGACCGTATGTGGGACCGCGCCGTCGGCCCGATGCAGTTCATCCCGTCGACCTGGAACGGTTACGCCTCCGACGGCAACGGCGACGGCGTCGCCGACCCGAACAACATCTACGACGAGTCGCTGGCCACCGCGCGTTACCTGTGCTCCGGCGGGCTGGACCTGTCGAGCGACGAGATGCAGCGGCTGGCCGTGCGCCGGTACAACAACTCGCAGTCCTATGTGGACACCGTGATGTCCTACGCCGCGGCGTACCGCGGCGGGGTCTCGCAGCTGCCGGACAGCCAGGTCCCGATCGGCGCGCCGCCGGGGCCGGGCGCCGTCGACGCCGCCGCGGGCAGTCCCGGCGGGGACCCGGCGCCGCCGGTCACGCAGCCGCCGCCGAGCGTGCCGCCGCCTTCGCAGCTGCCGCCGAGCAGCACGACGCCGACCAGCAGCACGCCCACGACTACACCGACCACGCCGACCACTACACCGACGTCGAGCACGCCGACCAGCGACAGCCCGCCGCCGACCACCCCCACCACGCCCACGACACCGACCAGCCCGGCCACCACATCGTCGAGCGCCCCGGCGGATTCGGGCAGCTCCACACCGGCGACCACGAGCACGCCGGCCGGCTGA
- a CDS encoding urea carboxylase-associated family protein: MVEPAYQATAGGALDVDREFYGRLASRQAGRELVEAFEIPIRSGRAWTVPRGHLCRIVTVEGPQVGDLNVWNRHDPRERLWAARTRQLQRAHVSTFDRLWSTLPFLRPLLTITADTLAGYGTDADGGRVHDLLGTRCDPYVNRMLTGEDFDFHCHSNLVRAVLPYGLTEFDVHDVLNVFQCTGLTADDRYFMAACPARPGDHLEFFAEQELLCALSTCPGGDLSIPLWGPDARDPIDVCHPIGIEVYRPAAELLDGWAPPERAEYRGLHGIRLPESQPSK; this comes from the coding sequence ATGGTGGAGCCCGCCTACCAGGCGACCGCGGGCGGCGCGCTCGACGTGGACCGCGAGTTCTACGGCCGGCTCGCGAGCCGCCAGGCCGGGCGCGAGCTGGTCGAGGCGTTCGAGATCCCGATCCGCTCCGGGCGGGCGTGGACCGTGCCGCGGGGCCACCTGTGCCGGATCGTCACGGTCGAGGGGCCGCAGGTCGGGGACCTCAACGTGTGGAACCGGCACGACCCGCGGGAACGGCTGTGGGCCGCGCGCACCCGGCAGCTGCAGCGCGCGCACGTGAGCACGTTCGACCGGCTCTGGTCGACGCTGCCGTTCCTGCGCCCGCTGCTGACCATCACCGCGGACACGCTGGCGGGCTACGGCACCGACGCCGACGGCGGCCGCGTGCACGACCTGCTCGGCACGCGCTGCGACCCGTACGTGAACCGGATGCTCACCGGCGAAGACTTCGACTTCCACTGTCATTCCAACCTGGTGCGCGCCGTCCTCCCGTACGGGCTGACCGAGTTCGACGTGCACGACGTGCTGAACGTCTTCCAGTGCACCGGCCTGACCGCGGACGACCGGTACTTCATGGCCGCCTGCCCCGCCCGGCCCGGCGACCACTTGGAGTTCTTCGCCGAGCAGGAGCTGCTCTGCGCGCTGTCCACCTGTCCCGGCGGCGACCTCTCGATCCCGTTGTGGGGCCCCGACGCCCGCGACCCGATCGACGTCTGCCACCCGATCGGCATCGAGGTCTACCGCCCCGCCGCGGAGCTCCTCGACGGCTGGGCCCCGCCCGAGCGGGCGGAATACCGCGGCCTGCACGGAATCCGCTTGCCCGAGAGTCAGCCTTCGAAGTAG
- a CDS encoding SDR family NAD(P)-dependent oxidoreductase: MSWNPGSPPDLSGRTYAVTGGNSGIGYFISEQLAAAGAHVVILGRNPGRLRTAVDAIRGHVGPAAKLSTIPLDLADLESVASAAEALVRLGQVDALVENAGTTSPGRTRQTTEQGLELALGTNHLGHFALTALAMPVLKATPGSRVVPTGSLISLLVKFDLDDLQSEREYSEFRAYGLSKHAVASFGFELDRRLRASTMDVHCVLTHPGLCLDGGSPWREGISKPSPLARLSPVTQGEHHGAWTAVRAATDPSAKGGEYYGPRFGSVGRPVRQRTVAADRDPVRAARLWELSEKLTGVEFTV; the protein is encoded by the coding sequence GTGTCCTGGAACCCCGGGTCGCCGCCTGACCTGTCCGGCCGGACCTACGCGGTGACCGGGGGCAACTCCGGTATCGGCTACTTCATCTCCGAACAGCTCGCCGCGGCCGGCGCGCACGTGGTCATCCTCGGCCGGAATCCCGGGCGCCTGCGCACCGCCGTGGACGCCATCCGCGGGCACGTCGGCCCCGCGGCGAAGCTGAGCACCATCCCGCTGGACCTGGCGGACCTCGAATCGGTGGCGTCGGCGGCCGAGGCGCTCGTCCGGCTGGGGCAGGTCGACGCGCTGGTCGAGAACGCGGGCACGACGTCGCCCGGCCGCACCCGGCAGACCACCGAACAGGGCTTGGAACTGGCGCTGGGCACGAACCACCTCGGCCACTTCGCGTTGACCGCGCTGGCCATGCCGGTGCTGAAGGCGACCCCCGGCAGCCGCGTGGTCCCGACGGGCAGCCTCATCTCCCTGCTGGTCAAGTTCGACCTCGACGACCTGCAGAGCGAGCGCGAGTACTCGGAATTCCGGGCGTACGGGCTGTCCAAGCACGCCGTGGCGTCCTTCGGCTTCGAGCTGGATCGACGACTGCGTGCGTCCACTATGGACGTCCATTGTGTTCTCACCCATCCCGGCCTCTGCCTTGACGGCGGGAGCCCTTGGCGCGAGGGCATCAGCAAGCCTTCACCGCTGGCGCGCCTTTCGCCGGTCACGCAGGGCGAGCACCACGGCGCTTGGACCGCCGTTCGCGCGGCGACTGACCCGTCGGCCAAGGGCGGCGAGTACTACGGCCCGAGGTTCGGCAGCGTGGGCCGTCCGGTGCGGCAACGAACCGTCGCCGCCGACCGTGACCCGGTGCGGGCCGCGCGGCTGTGGGAGCTTTCCGAGAAGCTGACCGGCGTCGAATTCACGGTATAA
- a CDS encoding DUF222 domain-containing protein, with amino-acid sequence MKPPRRTTEITRRLALSPTEIAAMTALATALANDLPETQKALQDGEIDIGVAAEIAALAGYLTPHQAHLAADVMNPGTPEWRWLTPTPNDAPAAPGAPAVPAAPAASP; translated from the coding sequence ATGAAACCACCCCGCCGGACCACCGAAATCACCCGCCGCCTCGCCCTGTCGCCCACCGAGATAGCCGCCATGACCGCCCTCGCCACAGCACTCGCAAACGACCTACCGGAAACCCAGAAAGCCTTACAGGACGGCGAAATCGACATCGGCGTGGCGGCAGAAATAGCCGCCCTGGCCGGTTACCTGACTCCCCACCAGGCCCACCTGGCCGCCGACGTGATGAACCCCGGCACCCCCGAATGGCGTTGGCTCACACCCACACCCAACGACGCCCCGGCCGCTCCAGGGGCTCCGGCCGTCCCAGCAGCTCCAGCCGCTTCTCCCTAG
- a CDS encoding TetR/AcrR family transcriptional regulator C-terminal domain-containing protein: MTVEREWTGDSGTDGPGAARSITDQPITAEPITAEPITDQPITDKLSAAGPITPGPCADDAAVDEQIDRTLRLLWRDRDVRAGEPTRGRRPTLSVARIVAAAIAVADADGLLATSMHRVAKELGAGTMTLYTYVPGKTELVDLMVDDALVERRLPKPGEPRVGDWRAQVKLYSDRTREVHRRHPWLREMSRVRPALGPGQLAGQEYLLSIVDGLGLAPRLAVAAANSIATHVDANAALEAESAHLERSTGQSNDAWWDQRSSFWGKYFDIEAHPAMNRTWLGGGFDQSAGEQAAEAYGFGLDRLLDGIEQQVTR; this comes from the coding sequence ATGACCGTCGAACGCGAGTGGACCGGCGACTCAGGCACGGACGGGCCAGGCGCCGCCAGGTCAATCACCGACCAGCCGATCACCGCCGAGCCGATCACCGCCGAGCCGATCACCGACCAGCCGATCACCGACAAGCTAAGCGCCGCCGGGCCGATCACCCCCGGGCCCTGCGCCGACGACGCGGCCGTCGACGAGCAGATCGACCGCACCCTCCGCCTGCTCTGGCGGGACCGCGATGTCCGGGCGGGCGAGCCGACGCGCGGGCGGCGTCCCACGCTCAGCGTCGCCCGCATCGTCGCCGCGGCCATCGCGGTCGCCGATGCCGACGGCCTGCTGGCCACGTCGATGCACCGCGTGGCCAAGGAACTGGGCGCCGGCACGATGACGCTCTACACCTACGTGCCCGGCAAAACCGAGCTGGTGGACCTGATGGTGGACGACGCGCTGGTCGAGCGCCGCCTGCCCAAGCCCGGCGAACCCCGCGTCGGCGACTGGCGCGCGCAGGTCAAGCTCTACTCCGACCGCACGCGCGAAGTCCACCGCCGGCACCCGTGGCTGCGTGAGATGTCCCGGGTGCGGCCCGCGCTGGGCCCGGGCCAGCTCGCCGGGCAGGAGTACCTGCTGTCCATCGTGGACGGTCTCGGGCTGGCCCCGCGCCTGGCCGTCGCCGCGGCCAACAGCATCGCGACCCACGTGGACGCGAACGCCGCGCTCGAGGCCGAGAGCGCCCACCTGGAGCGCAGCACCGGACAGTCGAACGACGCGTGGTGGGACCAGCGTTCGTCGTTCTGGGGCAAGTACTTCGACATCGAGGCGCACCCGGCGATGAACCGCACCTGGCTCGGCGGCGGGTTCGACCAGAGCGCGGGCGAGCAGGCGGCGGAAGCCTACGGGTTCGGCCTCGACCGCCTCCTCGACGGCATCGAGCAGCAGGTCACGCGGTGA
- a CDS encoding TetR/AcrR family transcriptional regulator → MPRRRDVAAQRELLSGAVWQVLAESGLPGLTVRAVAARAGCTSGLVMHAFPTKRALLLHARELLHERTAARADALQDAGGEPRTVLRDVLLRAVTLTPEAADEARVWVGFLAAALADPELAARHRANNRSFVTRIARLTGAVRPEWTDERCRAAAKRLVALVEGLNALAAADPETYSPVTQREAVAAAVAAL, encoded by the coding sequence ATGCCAAGGCGGCGTGACGTCGCCGCCCAGCGCGAGCTCCTGTCCGGCGCCGTCTGGCAGGTGCTGGCGGAGTCGGGCCTGCCCGGCCTGACGGTCCGCGCCGTCGCGGCCAGGGCCGGCTGCACCAGCGGGCTGGTCATGCACGCGTTCCCGACCAAGCGGGCGCTGCTGCTGCACGCCCGGGAGCTGCTGCACGAGCGCACCGCCGCCCGCGCGGACGCGTTGCAGGACGCGGGCGGCGAGCCGCGGACCGTGCTGCGCGACGTGCTCCTGCGGGCGGTCACGCTCACCCCGGAAGCGGCCGACGAGGCGCGCGTCTGGGTCGGCTTCCTCGCCGCCGCGCTGGCCGATCCGGAGCTGGCCGCCCGGCACCGCGCGAACAACCGCTCGTTCGTCACCCGGATCGCCCGCCTGACCGGCGCTGTCCGTCCTGAGTGGACGGACGAGCGGTGCCGGGCGGCGGCGAAACGGCTGGTGGCGCTGGTCGAAGGCCTCAACGCGCTGGCCGCCGCCGATCCGGAGACCTATTCGCCGGTCACCCAGCGGGAGGCGGTCGCCGCCGCCGTGGCCGCGCTTTAG
- a CDS encoding GNAT family N-acetyltransferase yields MISIEPWDSPDAVALRQAQRDELNARYDSSDHEAGPAPTAESVAVFLVARDEDGKPTGCGGLRLLGPGEAEIKRMYVAPGARGSGLATELLRALEEQARGHGVARLLLETGIRQPEAIRFYEREGYQPIPAFGAYREDPLARCYARGITAVTPFGPARKCG; encoded by the coding sequence GTGATCAGCATCGAACCCTGGGACTCTCCCGACGCCGTCGCCCTCCGGCAGGCGCAGCGAGACGAGCTCAACGCCCGCTACGACTCCTCCGACCACGAGGCCGGGCCGGCCCCGACGGCCGAGAGCGTCGCCGTGTTCCTGGTCGCCCGCGACGAGGACGGCAAGCCCACCGGCTGCGGCGGCCTGCGCCTGCTCGGCCCGGGCGAGGCCGAGATCAAGCGCATGTACGTCGCCCCGGGGGCACGCGGCTCCGGGCTCGCCACCGAGCTGCTGCGCGCTCTCGAAGAGCAGGCCCGCGGCCACGGCGTCGCGCGGCTGCTGCTGGAGACCGGCATCCGCCAGCCGGAAGCGATCCGCTTCTACGAACGTGAGGGATACCAGCCGATCCCCGCCTTCGGGGCCTATCGAGAAGACCCGCTCGCGCGCTGTTACGCCCGCGGAATCACCGCCGTTACTCCATTCGGCCCAGCTCGAAAATGCGGCTGA
- a CDS encoding SDR family oxidoreductase codes for MRVFVAGATGYVGSAVVRELLESGHDVLGLARSEASADALAKAGVEVHRGDIDDPAGLRAGAAKADGVVFAANKHISETTDSAARARAELNAVEALGAELAGTDRPFVVTSGVLGRAPGRVLTETTPTDPSALTSPRLPVEQAVLAMAGRGVRSSSVRLAPTVHGRGDARGFVSALIGIARAKGVSAFVGDGANRWPAVHRLDAAVLYRLAVESAVAGARLHAVAEEGVPFRDIADAIGRRLELPVVSLTAAEASEHFAGFLAPLVSLDSPASSALTRERLSWSPAHPTLVADIEEGHYFEG; via the coding sequence GTGCGTGTTTTCGTCGCAGGAGCAACCGGATACGTCGGATCGGCCGTCGTCCGCGAACTGCTCGAATCAGGTCACGACGTACTCGGGCTCGCCCGCTCCGAGGCCTCCGCCGACGCCTTGGCCAAGGCCGGTGTCGAGGTGCACCGCGGGGACATTGACGACCCCGCCGGCCTGCGAGCCGGGGCCGCGAAGGCCGACGGCGTGGTATTCGCCGCGAACAAGCACATTTCCGAAACCACCGATTCGGCCGCTCGCGCGCGGGCCGAGCTGAACGCGGTCGAAGCGCTCGGCGCGGAATTGGCGGGAACGGACCGGCCTTTTGTGGTCACTTCAGGAGTATTGGGCCGTGCGCCAGGGCGTGTGCTCACCGAAACGACCCCCACCGACCCCAGCGCCCTCACCTCTCCTCGGCTCCCCGTCGAGCAAGCCGTGCTCGCCATGGCCGGGCGTGGTGTGCGTTCGTCTTCGGTACGGCTGGCGCCGACCGTGCACGGCCGTGGGGATGCGCGCGGATTCGTCTCGGCCCTGATCGGCATCGCTCGCGCGAAGGGTGTGTCCGCCTTCGTCGGCGACGGAGCGAACCGGTGGCCGGCCGTGCACCGGCTGGACGCCGCGGTCCTGTACCGGCTGGCCGTGGAGTCCGCAGTGGCCGGTGCTCGACTGCACGCGGTCGCGGAGGAAGGGGTCCCGTTCCGGGACATCGCCGACGCCATCGGCCGCCGGCTGGAGCTGCCGGTCGTCAGCCTGACGGCCGCGGAGGCGAGCGAGCACTTCGCCGGCTTCCTCGCCCCGCTGGTCTCGCTCGACAGCCCGGCCTCCAGCGCGCTGACCCGCGAACGCCTCAGCTGGTCGCCGGCCCATCCCACGCTGGTCGCCGACATCGAGGAGGGCCACTACTTCGAAGGCTGA
- a CDS encoding winged helix-turn-helix transcriptional regulator: MTEAIDVAPDVKRADCPSRGVLEHVTSRWGVLVLAALLERSYRFSELRREVGGVSEKMLAQTLQTLERDGFVDRDAKPVIPPRVDYSLTPLGHEAAEQVWALARWTEQRVPQVFAAREDYDQARRGS, translated from the coding sequence ATGACCGAGGCGATCGACGTGGCCCCTGACGTCAAGCGCGCGGACTGCCCGTCGCGCGGGGTGCTCGAACACGTGACCAGCCGGTGGGGCGTGCTGGTGCTCGCCGCGCTGCTGGAGCGCTCGTACCGGTTCAGCGAGCTGCGCCGCGAGGTCGGCGGGGTGAGCGAGAAGATGCTGGCCCAGACCCTGCAGACGCTGGAGCGCGACGGTTTCGTGGACCGCGACGCCAAGCCCGTGATCCCGCCGCGCGTCGACTATTCGCTCACCCCGCTCGGGCACGAGGCGGCCGAGCAGGTGTGGGCGCTGGCCCGCTGGACCGAACAGCGGGTCCCTCAGGTCTTCGCGGCGCGCGAGGACTATGACCAGGCGCGCCGCGGCTCCTGA
- a CDS encoding LysR family transcriptional regulator has translation MPSAPADLDLRLVRYFVVVAEHGNFHRAADALRVAQPSLSRQVQRLEQRLGVRLLDRTTQGSHLTEAGRAFLPEARALLHSAELAATKARAAAVPGAVTIGYAGGLLVTAPVRELRARHPEADVRTRHLDWAGVHPALLEHRVDAVVAREPFPTGGLSVTVLYEEPRVLLVPASHRLAGKESITLDDLDGEPLVRYADAAYDAFWRIDPRPDGRPAPDGPLVETPQDKLESVAGGRALALAPAAGGNVARNDLTAVAVEGIEPCRVVVATRASERSRLVTAFLEAARSQLTA, from the coding sequence GTGCCCAGTGCCCCCGCGGACCTCGATCTTCGCCTGGTGCGGTACTTCGTCGTCGTGGCCGAGCACGGCAACTTCCACCGTGCCGCGGACGCGTTGCGTGTCGCGCAGCCGTCGTTGAGCCGTCAGGTGCAGCGTCTCGAACAGCGGCTGGGCGTCCGTCTGCTGGACCGGACGACGCAGGGCAGTCACCTCACCGAGGCGGGGCGCGCCTTCCTGCCCGAGGCGAGGGCGCTCCTGCACTCCGCCGAGCTGGCCGCGACGAAGGCGCGAGCCGCCGCCGTACCCGGCGCCGTCACGATCGGGTACGCGGGCGGTCTGCTCGTCACTGCCCCCGTGCGTGAGCTACGCGCCCGCCACCCCGAAGCCGACGTGCGCACCCGGCACCTGGACTGGGCCGGCGTGCATCCAGCGCTGCTGGAGCACCGGGTCGACGCGGTCGTCGCGCGGGAACCCTTCCCGACCGGCGGGCTCAGCGTGACGGTCCTGTACGAGGAACCCCGGGTCCTCTTGGTGCCGGCGAGCCATCGCCTGGCCGGCAAGGAATCGATCACCCTCGACGACCTCGACGGCGAACCCCTCGTCCGTTACGCGGACGCCGCCTACGACGCCTTCTGGCGGATCGACCCGCGCCCGGACGGACGGCCGGCCCCCGACGGCCCACTCGTCGAGACGCCGCAGGACAAACTCGAATCCGTGGCCGGCGGCCGGGCCCTCGCCCTCGCGCCCGCCGCGGGCGGGAACGTCGCGAGGAACGATCTCACGGCCGTGGCGGTCGAAGGGATCGAGCCGTGCCGGGTGGTGGTCGCGACCCGCGCCAGCGAGCGCAGCCGTTTGGTCACGGCTTTCCTCGAGGCGGCCCGGTCCCAGCTCACCGCGTGA
- a CDS encoding NAD(P)H-binding protein — protein sequence MSIVITGATGQLGRLVVADLLAAGVAPDDITAIARSEEKAAGLGVHVHVGDYDRPETLEGAFAPGDRVLLISGPDVGKRVPQHTAVIDAAKAAGVAQLAYTGVFGGPKADFALADEHRVTEDLVLASGLPYTFLRNNWYTDVYTAGLADTVARGAVTNSVPLEARIATATRADYAAAAAVVLRTEGHLNAAYELSGDTAWTFGEFAAEIARQSGQPVAHNSVSPEENKKILVSAAGLPPTFADVLVGVDAAIGRGLLAGTPGDLSRLIGRPTTPIAGSIAAALAG from the coding sequence ATGAGCATCGTCATCACCGGAGCCACCGGCCAGCTCGGCCGGCTCGTCGTCGCGGACCTGCTGGCGGCGGGTGTCGCGCCGGACGACATCACCGCCATCGCCCGCAGCGAGGAGAAGGCCGCCGGCCTGGGCGTCCACGTGCACGTCGGCGACTACGACCGGCCGGAGACGCTCGAAGGCGCGTTCGCGCCGGGCGACCGCGTGCTGCTGATCTCCGGCCCGGACGTGGGCAAGCGCGTCCCGCAGCACACCGCCGTGATCGACGCCGCGAAGGCCGCGGGCGTCGCGCAACTCGCGTACACCGGCGTCTTCGGCGGCCCGAAGGCGGACTTCGCGCTCGCCGACGAGCACCGCGTGACCGAGGACCTGGTGCTCGCTTCCGGTCTGCCGTATACGTTCCTGCGCAACAACTGGTACACCGACGTGTACACCGCCGGCCTCGCGGACACGGTCGCGCGCGGCGCCGTCACCAACAGCGTGCCGCTGGAGGCCCGCATCGCCACCGCGACCCGCGCGGACTACGCGGCCGCGGCGGCGGTCGTGCTGCGCACCGAAGGACACCTCAACGCCGCGTACGAGCTGAGCGGCGACACGGCGTGGACGTTCGGGGAATTCGCCGCCGAGATCGCCCGGCAGAGCGGCCAGCCGGTGGCGCACAATTCCGTGAGCCCGGAGGAAAACAAGAAGATCCTGGTCTCCGCCGCCGGGCTGCCGCCCACGTTCGCCGACGTGCTCGTGGGTGTGGACGCCGCCATCGGCCGGGGCCTGCTCGCCGGCACGCCGGGCGACCTGTCGCGGCTCATCGGACGGCCGACGACGCCGATCGCCGGCTCGATCGCGGCGGCACTGGCCGGTTAG